A stretch of the Polaribacter pacificus genome encodes the following:
- a CDS encoding OmpA/MotB family protein, protein MKKIFLLVLVATLISSCVSKKDYLSLEASHLQTQNDLKVAKATLTDCLIDKEKNQSLLDGNKDKISDLEATILELKKDKQKTLEFVDNLTVLTQGANDNIKETLIQLSKKDQYIKYIRKAMTKKDSLNLAISYHLTKELKDGLNDKDIIIDVEKTVVFISISDKLLFKSGSYDVNSSAYKVLEKVATVINGQPEMDVMIEGHTDSKSIKTEFLEDNWDLSAKRATSIVRLLQSKFQVNPGRLIAAGRSSYVPLAPNDTEANRAKNRRTKIIIMPRLDQFFELLEEDNE, encoded by the coding sequence ATGAAAAAAATATTTTTACTAGTATTGGTAGCAACCCTGATTTCTTCTTGTGTTTCTAAGAAAGACTACCTTAGTTTAGAGGCTTCTCACTTACAAACCCAAAATGATTTAAAAGTTGCAAAAGCAACTTTAACTGATTGCTTAATTGACAAAGAAAAAAATCAATCGCTATTGGATGGAAACAAAGATAAAATCTCTGATTTAGAAGCAACCATTTTAGAATTGAAAAAAGACAAGCAAAAAACTTTAGAATTTGTTGATAATTTAACTGTACTTACCCAAGGTGCTAATGACAATATTAAAGAGACTTTAATTCAGTTAAGCAAAAAAGACCAGTACATTAAGTATATCAGAAAAGCCATGACCAAAAAGGATTCATTGAATTTGGCAATTTCTTATCACTTGACAAAAGAGTTAAAAGATGGTCTAAACGACAAAGACATTATAATTGACGTAGAAAAAACAGTTGTATTTATCTCTATTTCGGATAAGTTATTATTTAAAAGCGGAAGTTACGACGTAAACAGTAGTGCTTATAAAGTATTAGAAAAAGTTGCCACAGTAATCAACGGACAGCCAGAAATGGACGTGATGATTGAAGGGCATACAGATTCTAAATCAATTAAAACTGAATTCTTAGAAGACAACTGGGATTTATCAGCAAAAAGAGCAACTTCTATTGTGAGACTTTTACAAAGCAAATTCCAAGTGAATCCAGGTCGTTTGATCGCTGCTGGTAGAAGTAGTTATGTTCCATTAGCTCCGAATGATACAGAAGCTAACAGAGCAAAAAACAGAAGAACAAAAATTATCATCATGCCAAGATTGGATCAATTCTTTGAGTTATTAGAAGAAGACAATGAATAA
- a CDS encoding response regulator transcription factor, translated as MTLKKIHIALADDEVLFRKGMAFLLEKQTDISVVFEANNGRELLDYLESTSKYPDIILMDLKMPLLNGIEATKQISHRYPEIKIVALTSYNSPSFIANVIDVGAASYLVKTSNPKDVLLVIHEIMDKGFYYDAEILKCLKEKPPTAIKTVLDADFLTERELEILSLICQQHSTKEIAEQLFLSKRTVEWHRNNLLIKTQSKNFAGLVVFAFKNQLVGINEGDL; from the coding sequence ATGACCCTAAAAAAAATACATATTGCACTAGCAGATGACGAAGTCTTGTTTAGAAAAGGCATGGCTTTTTTATTGGAAAAACAAACTGATATTTCTGTTGTTTTTGAAGCAAATAATGGACGTGAATTACTAGATTATCTAGAGAGCACTAGCAAATATCCAGATATTATTTTAATGGATTTAAAAATGCCTTTGTTAAACGGTATAGAGGCCACAAAACAAATTTCACATCGATATCCAGAGATTAAAATTGTGGCATTGACTAGTTATAATTCACCTTCTTTTATCGCCAATGTCATTGATGTAGGAGCAGCTTCTTATTTGGTAAAGACATCAAACCCAAAAGATGTTTTACTGGTGATTCATGAAATTATGGACAAGGGATTTTATTATGATGCTGAGATATTAAAGTGTCTTAAAGAAAAGCCACCTACGGCTATAAAGACCGTTTTAGATGCTGATTTTTTAACAGAAAGAGAACTTGAAATATTAAGCTTAATTTGCCAGCAACACAGTACTAAAGAAATTGCAGAACAGCTATTTTTAAGCAAACGAACCGTAGAGTGGCACCGTAATAATTTACTTATTAAAACGCAGTCGAAAAATTTTGCAGGACTGGTTGTATTTGCATTTAAAAACCAGTTAGTTGGTATAAATGAAGGAGACTTATAA
- a CDS encoding MBG domain-containing protein, translating to MKKHYLFFLLMFSSLFATLQGQTNNSPTFTSTAITTVDENTAYSYIITSTDADGDNQTISATTLPSWLTLTNTVTVSTFAGGSWGNTDGTGTAAKFKYPSGVAVDDSGNVYVADYNNNLIRKISPEGVVSTLAGNGYGFANGTGTAAKFMHPYGLAVDGSGTVYVAEYSGNRIRKISPEGVVSTFAGSTSGYADGTGTAAQFSGPKDLAVDGSGTVYVADSNNNLIRKISPQGVVSTFAGSLTSGSSDGTGTAAQFSKPYGVAVDGSGTLYVADTNNNLIRKISPAGVVSTLASQLNTPYGVAVDDSGTVYVTDYNKHRIRKISPDGVVSTLAGNENGVSGSTSGEGTVARFKYPYGLAADSSGTVYVADSYNSSIRKVIQKTVLTGTPTSANVGPHSVVLEVSDGNGGTMQQSFSITVVDTTPPVFENSTPNASSVAQTSFTLNTDIDGAGTIYYVVVSDGATAPTAAEVKAGTASGGGSAITHGNAAVSAGGFTNDFSVAGLTANTAYDVYVVAQDDVSTPNLQAAVTKIDVTTTAQIVITEIMYNSPESGVDTAEFIEFYNAGSTPVNMVGYSIQDAVVYTFGNVTINAGDYYVLTTNLVSFAATYGSSADAQWTSGDLSNGGEVIELKNSLGNQVDYVNYDDSTPWPTGSTSGKPDGGGASIVLYDISSDNNDGTNWRASINNLGITVNGVPITASPGVKNVIRPEVTSVTVPTATTYVTGQDLVFTVNFNKNITVNTTGGIPQLAITIGATVRQAVYQSGSGSGAIVFRYAILAGDLDTDGITVGTLAANGGTFQDSVSNDANLTLNSVGATNGVLVDALAPVLNSSVPTDNAIGVLLSQNIKLTFSENINKGTGNIVIYDASNDTAVETIAVTSSHVSISNHIVTINPTADLLKSKNYYIQIANTAFKDASSNYFAGILDKTTFSFATELKTTPTITFEDFTKTYGDTAVTLAATSNSTGSISYNIVTGGSGTATLSGTNNATLIPGNVGTVKIKATQVTDANYLQTEKEITLTITKKAITITADAKSKVYGATDPSLTYQITTGSLETGDVLTGSLTRIAGEDFGTYAIGSTLANANYDITFVSKDLTIAKKAITITADAKSKVYGATDPSLTYQITTGSLETGDVLTGSLTRIAGEDVGAYTIGSTLANTNYSITFVSKELTIAKKAITITADAKSKVYGAIDPSLTYQITAGSLETVDVLTGSLTRIAGEDVGAYTIGSTLANTNYSITFVSKELTIVKKPITITADAKSKVYGATDPSLTYQITTGSLETGDVLTGGLTRVAGEDVGAYAISSTLANTNYDITFVSKKLTIAKKAITITADAKSKVYGDSDPSLTYQITTGSLETGDVLTGGLTRIAGEDVGVYALGSTLANTNYDITFVSKDLTIVKKGITITADAKSKVYGATDPSLTYQITTGVLETGDVLTGSLKRVAGEDVGAYAISSTLANTNYGITFVSKDLTIVKKGITITADAKSKVYGATDPSLTYQITTGSLETGDVLTGGLTRIAGEDVGVYALGSTLANTNYDITFVSKDLTIVKKGITITADAKSKVYGATDPSLTYQITTGVLETGDVLTGSLKRVAGEDVGAYAISSTLANTNYGITFVSKDLTIVKKGITITADAKSKVYGATDPSLTYQITTGVLETGDVLTGSLKRVAGEDVGAYAISSTLANTNYGITFVSKELTIVKKPITITADAKNKVYGATDPSLTYQITTGGLEKGDVLTGSLTRIAGENVGTYEIGSTLANVNYSITFVSNNLTIAKATQTITFETLTHVQDVFDFTATSSSGLAITYTSSNTNVATILGNTVTVLSVGTTNITAQQAGDANYEAAPDVVQVLTIIQFGEDQDILLSEAVQVYPNPATNFIRVDLDTLDKARIKIYSITGKQLLEVQDYTSKEILNISSLKSGMYLLKIESDTTSTMKKFIKR from the coding sequence ATGAAAAAACACTACTTATTTTTCTTATTAATGTTTAGCAGTTTATTTGCAACGTTACAAGGACAAACCAATAACTCTCCAACATTTACCTCTACAGCGATCACTACGGTAGATGAAAACACAGCATATTCGTATATCATAACTAGCACAGATGCAGATGGTGATAACCAAACAATTTCTGCAACTACGCTACCTAGCTGGTTAACACTAACAAATACAGTAACAGTAAGTACTTTTGCTGGAGGTTCATGGGGGAATACAGACGGGACAGGAACCGCAGCTAAATTTAAGTATCCTTCTGGAGTAGCTGTAGATGACTCAGGAAATGTGTATGTAGCAGATTATAATAATAATCTTATTCGAAAGATAAGCCCAGAAGGCGTAGTAAGTACTTTAGCAGGAAATGGATATGGTTTTGCAAACGGCACAGGAACCGCAGCTAAATTTATGCATCCTTATGGATTGGCTGTAGATGGCTCAGGTACTGTGTATGTGGCAGAATATAGTGGAAATCGTATTCGAAAGATCAGCCCAGAAGGCGTGGTAAGTACTTTTGCAGGAAGTACATCTGGTTATGCAGATGGCACAGGAACCGCAGCTCAGTTTTCTGGTCCTAAAGACTTAGCCGTAGATGGGTCAGGCACTGTGTATGTGGCAGATTCTAATAATAATCTTATTCGAAAAATAAGCCCACAAGGAGTAGTAAGTACTTTTGCAGGTTCATTAACTTCAGGTAGTTCAGACGGTACAGGAACAGCAGCTCAATTTAGTAAACCTTATGGAGTTGCTGTAGATGGCTCAGGAACTTTGTATGTAGCTGATACTAATAACAATCTTATTCGAAAGATAAGCCCAGCAGGTGTAGTTAGTACTTTGGCATCTCAATTAAATACTCCTTATGGAGTAGCTGTAGATGACTCAGGGACCGTGTATGTGACAGATTATAATAAACATCGCATCCGAAAGATAAGTCCAGACGGCGTAGTAAGTACTTTGGCAGGAAATGAAAATGGAGTTTCAGGAAGTACATCTGGTGAAGGAACAGTAGCTAGATTTAAGTATCCTTATGGACTAGCAGCAGATAGCTCAGGGACTGTGTATGTGGCAGATTCTTATAATTCTAGTATCAGAAAGGTAATACAAAAAACCGTACTTACAGGAACACCAACTTCGGCAAATGTAGGGCCGCACAGTGTAGTTTTAGAGGTTTCTGATGGCAATGGAGGTACCATGCAACAATCTTTTTCCATAACTGTTGTAGATACAACTCCACCTGTATTTGAGAACAGTACCCCTAACGCATCTTCGGTAGCGCAAACAAGTTTTACTTTAAACACAGATATAGACGGAGCAGGAACCATTTATTACGTAGTCGTTTCAGATGGAGCAACAGCACCAACAGCTGCAGAAGTAAAAGCAGGCACAGCCTCAGGAGGAGGATCAGCTATAACCCATGGTAACGCAGCGGTAAGCGCAGGTGGTTTTACCAATGATTTTAGTGTTGCAGGTTTAACAGCAAATACGGCTTATGATGTGTATGTGGTTGCTCAAGATGATGTAAGCACTCCAAATCTTCAGGCTGCGGTTACTAAAATTGATGTGACGACTACCGCACAGATAGTGATTACAGAAATCATGTATAATTCACCTGAATCTGGGGTAGATACAGCTGAATTTATTGAGTTTTATAATGCAGGATCTACTCCCGTTAATATGGTTGGGTATTCTATCCAAGATGCAGTTGTGTATACTTTTGGAAATGTGACTATTAATGCAGGAGATTATTATGTATTAACAACAAACTTGGTGAGTTTCGCGGCTACATATGGTTCAAGTGCAGATGCTCAATGGACATCAGGAGATTTGTCTAATGGAGGAGAAGTTATTGAGCTTAAAAATTCTCTTGGAAATCAGGTAGATTATGTAAATTATGATGATAGTACTCCTTGGCCCACTGGTAGTACTTCAGGAAAGCCAGACGGTGGAGGGGCTTCAATCGTTTTGTACGACATTAGTTCAGACAATAATGACGGAACTAATTGGCGGGCATCAATAAATAATCTAGGAATAACTGTTAATGGAGTACCTATTACGGCAAGTCCTGGCGTTAAAAATGTTATTAGACCAGAGGTTACTAGTGTTACTGTGCCAACAGCTACCACTTATGTTACTGGTCAGGATTTAGTTTTTACAGTTAATTTTAATAAAAATATTACTGTTAATACAACAGGAGGTATACCACAACTAGCTATTACAATTGGAGCTACAGTTCGTCAAGCTGTATACCAAAGTGGTAGTGGATCTGGCGCAATAGTATTTAGATATGCCATTCTAGCGGGTGATTTAGATACTGATGGAATAACAGTGGGGACTTTAGCTGCTAATGGAGGAACTTTTCAGGATAGTGTTTCTAATGACGCAAACTTAACCTTAAATAGTGTTGGAGCAACAAATGGTGTTTTGGTAGATGCATTGGCACCTGTTTTAAACTCATCTGTACCAACAGACAATGCTATTGGTGTTCTTCTAAGTCAAAACATAAAATTAACTTTTTCAGAGAATATTAATAAAGGGACAGGAAATATAGTAATTTATGATGCTTCTAATGATACCGCTGTAGAAACGATTGCAGTAACGAGTAGTCATGTTTCTATTAGTAATCATATAGTAACGATAAATCCAACAGCAGACCTATTAAAAAGTAAAAATTATTATATACAAATTGCCAATACAGCATTTAAAGATGCATCCAGTAATTATTTTGCCGGAATCTTAGACAAAACAACCTTTAGTTTTGCAACAGAGTTAAAAACAACACCAACAATTACTTTTGAAGATTTTACAAAAACTTATGGAGATACAGCTGTTACATTAGCTGCAACATCAAATTCAACAGGATCCATTAGTTACAATATTGTTACAGGTGGTTCAGGTACAGCTACTTTATCTGGCACCAACAATGCAACACTTATCCCTGGTAATGTTGGTACTGTAAAAATTAAAGCAACACAGGTTACAGATGCCAACTATTTACAAACAGAAAAAGAGATTACCCTTACCATCACTAAAAAAGCCATCACTATTACAGCCGATGCTAAGAGCAAGGTGTATGGCGCTACAGACCCAAGTTTAACCTATCAGATTACAACAGGTAGTTTAGAAACAGGTGATGTGTTGACAGGAAGTTTAACAAGAATAGCAGGAGAAGATTTTGGAACCTATGCGATTGGTTCAACCTTAGCCAATGCGAATTACGACATTACGTTTGTATCAAAAGATTTGACCATTGCTAAAAAAGCCATCACTATTACAGCCGATGCAAAGAGCAAGGTGTACGGGGCTACAGATCCAAGTTTAACCTATCAAATTACAACGGGTAGTTTAGAAACAGGCGATGTGTTGACAGGAAGTTTAACAAGAATAGCAGGAGAGGATGTTGGAGCCTACACGATCGGTTCAACCTTAGCCAATACAAATTACAGCATCACCTTTGTATCAAAAGAATTGACCATTGCTAAAAAAGCCATCACTATTACAGCCGATGCAAAGAGCAAGGTGTATGGTGCTATAGATCCAAGTTTAACCTATCAAATTACAGCAGGTAGTTTAGAAACAGTTGATGTGTTAACGGGAAGTTTAACAAGAATAGCAGGAGAGGATGTTGGAGCCTACACGATCGGTTCAACCTTAGCCAATACAAATTACAGCATCACCTTTGTATCAAAAGAATTGACCATTGTTAAAAAACCCATCACCATTACTGCTGATGCAAAGAGCAAGGTGTATGGTGCTACAGACCCAAGTCTAACCTATCAGATTACAACAGGTAGTTTAGAAACAGGTGATGTGTTAACAGGAGGTTTAACAAGAGTAGCAGGAGAGGATGTTGGAGCCTATGCGATCAGTTCAACCTTAGCCAATACAAATTATGACATTACGTTTGTGTCAAAAAAATTGACCATTGCTAAAAAAGCCATCACCATTACAGCCGATGCAAAGAGCAAGGTGTATGGCGATTCAGATCCAAGTTTAACCTATCAGATTACAACAGGTAGTTTAGAAACAGGTGATGTGTTAACAGGAGGTTTAACAAGAATAGCAGGAGAGGATGTTGGAGTCTATGCACTCGGTTCAACCTTAGCCAATACAAATTACGACATTACGTTTGTGTCAAAAGATTTGACCATTGTTAAAAAAGGCATCACCATTACAGCCGATGCTAAGAGCAAGGTGTATGGGGCTACAGATCCAAGTTTAACCTATCAGATTACAACGGGTGTTTTAGAAACAGGTGATGTGTTGACAGGCAGTTTAAAAAGAGTAGCAGGAGAGGATGTTGGAGCCTATGCGATCAGTTCAACCTTAGCCAATACAAATTACGGCATCACGTTTGTGTCAAAAGATTTGACCATTGTTAAAAAAGGCATCACCATTACAGCCGATGCTAAGAGCAAGGTGTATGGGGCTACAGATCCAAGTTTAACTTATCAGATTACAACAGGTAGTTTAGAAACAGGTGATGTGTTAACAGGAGGTTTAACAAGAATAGCAGGAGAGGATGTTGGAGTCTATGCACTCGGTTCAACCTTAGCCAATACAAATTACGACATTACGTTTGTGTCAAAAGATTTGACCATTGTTAAAAAAGGCATCACCATTACAGCCGATGCTAAGAGCAAGGTGTATGGGGCTACAGATCCAAGTTTAACCTATCAGATTACAACGGGTGTTTTAGAAACAGGTGATGTGTTGACAGGCAGTTTAAAAAGAGTAGCAGGAGAGGATGTTGGAGCCTATGCGATCAGTTCAACCTTAGCCAATACAAATTACGGCATCACGTTTGTGTCAAAAGATTTGACCATTGTTAAAAAAGGCATCACCATTACAGCCGATGCTAAGAGCAAGGTGTATGGGGCTACAGATCCAAGTTTAACCTATCAGATTACAACGGGTGTTTTAGAAACAGGTGATGTGTTGACAGGCAGTTTAAAAAGAGTAGCAGGAGAGGATGTTGGAGCCTATGCGATCAGTTCAACCTTAGCCAATACAAATTACGGCATCACGTTTGTATCAAAAGAATTGACCATTGTTAAAAAACCCATCACTATTACAGCCGATGCTAAGAACAAGGTGTATGGGGCTACAGATCCAAGTTTAACCTATCAGATTACAACGGGTGGTTTAGAAAAAGGCGATGTGTTGACAGGCAGTTTAACAAGAATAGCAGGAGAGAATGTTGGAACTTATGAGATTGGTTCAACCCTAGCGAATGTAAACTACAGTATCACTTTTGTCTCTAATAACTTAACCATTGCAAAAGCTACCCAAACCATTACATTTGAAACATTAACACACGTTCAAGATGTTTTTGATTTTACAGCTACCAGTTCATCAGGATTGGCAATTACGTACACAAGTTCTAATACGAATGTAGCAACAATTTTGGGGAATACGGTAACAGTTTTATCAGTAGGCACAACTAATATTACAGCCCAACAAGCAGGAGATGCAAATTACGAAGCTGCCCCTGATGTTGTTCAAGTTCTAACCATTATTCAATTTGGAGAAGACCAAGATATTTTGTTATCAGAAGCTGTTCAAGTATATCCAAATCCAGCAACTAATTTTATACGTGTAGATTTAGATACTTTAGACAAAGCTCGCATCAAGATATATAGCATCACCGGAAAACAACTTCTAGAGGTACAAGACTATACTTCAAAAGAAATCTTAAATATCAGTAGTTTAAAATCAGGGATGTATTTGTTAAAAATAGAAAGTGATACTACTAGTACGATGAAGAAGTTTATAAAGAGATAG
- a CDS encoding DEAD/DEAH box helicase has protein sequence MQTTFHDLNLSTQLLNAIEDLGFTHPTPIQEQAFSVVRSGKDIVGIAQTGTGKTFAYMMPILRDLKFTEQKHPRILVLVPTRELVTQVVEEIEKLANYITLRVLGVYGGANINVQKRAILQGQDIIVATPGRLYDLALSKALNMKSIQKLVIDEVDVMLDLGFRFQLLNIFDILPERRQNIMFSATMTQDVDALITDFFKAPEKVSIAVSGTPLDNIAQCYYNVPNFYTKVNLLNFLLKDKETFTKVLVFVGNKRSADRLFAALDESYADEICVIHSNKTQNYRERSIRQFDDGMNRILVATDVMARGLDLDEISHVINFDTPSFPENYMHRIGRTGRAAHEGQSMLFVTPAEEENKADIETLMNYEIPEIEFPSEVEISDQLTPEERPEELEIYNPLKTQKDEFAPGPAFHEKSEKNSKTNQGGSYRREIAKKYKKPKTRGDKNYNKRNKR, from the coding sequence ATGCAAACTACTTTTCACGATTTAAATTTATCTACGCAGCTTTTAAATGCCATAGAAGATTTAGGATTTACACATCCAACTCCTATTCAAGAGCAGGCTTTTTCTGTGGTAAGATCAGGTAAAGACATTGTTGGGATCGCACAAACAGGTACGGGTAAAACCTTTGCCTATATGATGCCTATTCTTAGAGATTTAAAATTTACAGAACAAAAACACCCAAGAATTTTAGTTTTGGTTCCTACCAGAGAACTTGTTACACAAGTAGTTGAAGAGATAGAAAAGTTAGCCAACTATATTACTTTGCGTGTATTAGGTGTCTATGGTGGAGCAAACATCAACGTGCAAAAAAGAGCAATTTTACAAGGTCAAGATATTATTGTAGCCACTCCCGGAAGACTGTATGATTTAGCCTTAAGCAAGGCGCTAAACATGAAATCTATTCAGAAATTAGTTATTGATGAGGTTGATGTAATGTTAGATTTAGGCTTTCGTTTTCAGCTCTTAAATATTTTTGACATACTCCCAGAACGCAGACAAAATATTATGTTTTCTGCAACCATGACTCAAGATGTAGATGCCTTAATCACCGATTTTTTTAAAGCACCAGAAAAAGTGTCTATTGCGGTGAGTGGAACTCCCCTAGACAATATCGCACAATGTTATTATAATGTGCCTAATTTTTACACAAAAGTAAACCTGCTAAATTTCTTGCTAAAAGACAAAGAAACGTTTACCAAAGTATTGGTGTTTGTCGGAAACAAAAGAAGTGCAGATAGATTGTTTGCTGCTCTAGATGAATCGTATGCTGATGAAATATGTGTAATCCATTCAAATAAGACTCAAAACTATAGAGAGCGCTCAATTCGTCAGTTTGATGATGGAATGAATCGCATTTTAGTTGCCACTGATGTGATGGCTCGTGGATTGGATTTGGATGAAATTAGCCACGTAATTAATTTTGATACTCCTAGTTTTCCTGAAAACTACATGCATAGAATTGGAAGAACAGGAAGGGCTGCTCATGAAGGTCAAAGTATGTTGTTTGTAACCCCAGCAGAGGAAGAAAATAAGGCTGATATTGAAACATTGATGAACTACGAAATTCCAGAAATTGAATTTCCGTCAGAAGTTGAAATTTCGGATCAATTAACACCAGAAGAGAGACCCGAAGAGCTAGAAATTTACAATCCTCTTAAAACCCAAAAGGATGAGTTTGCTCCTGGACCTGCTTTTCATGAAAAAAGTGAAAAAAACAGCAAAACTAACCAAGGAGGAAGTTACCGAAGAGAAATTGCTAAGAAATATAAAAAGCCAAAAACAAGAGGGGATAAAAACTACAATAAGAGAAATAAAAGATAG
- a CDS encoding FAD:protein FMN transferase, whose product MKRFYTIALSLLFITCTIQEEHKLVKLEGLVFGTTYHISYLASTKSSFQSEIDSLFALVNKSLSTYIPTSDISKINKGDSTVVVDPFFTEVFQKSKEIYKDTDGYFDPTIGMLVNAWGFGPEKQNNPLDSSKVEEMMAFVGLDKIQLIDNRIKKKDPRIYLDFNSIAKGYGVDVIARFLEGKQISNYLVEIGGEIRARGTNAKDQYWKVAIEKPNTDGSQSFETVISLKNQSMATSGNYRKFRISKEGKKYVHTVNPKTGFAKESNLLSASVISNSDCADVDAYATAFMAMGFEKARELVESQTKFKVFFMYLDVDGNIAEYAN is encoded by the coding sequence ATGAAACGTTTTTATACTATAGCCCTGTCTCTACTTTTTATTACTTGTACAATTCAAGAAGAGCACAAACTGGTTAAGTTAGAGGGACTAGTTTTTGGAACTACCTACCATATTAGCTATCTCGCAAGCACAAAAAGTAGTTTTCAATCAGAGATTGATAGTTTGTTTGCTTTGGTAAATAAATCACTTTCAACCTATATACCTACCTCTGATATTTCTAAAATTAACAAAGGTGACTCTACTGTTGTTGTTGATCCTTTTTTTACTGAAGTTTTTCAGAAATCAAAAGAAATTTACAAGGACACAGATGGGTATTTTGACCCAACCATAGGGATGTTAGTAAACGCCTGGGGATTTGGGCCAGAAAAGCAAAACAACCCCTTAGATAGCTCTAAAGTAGAAGAGATGATGGCTTTTGTGGGCTTGGATAAGATTCAATTAATTGACAATCGAATCAAAAAGAAAGATCCAAGAATTTATCTTGATTTTAATTCTATCGCCAAAGGCTATGGAGTTGATGTCATTGCTCGTTTTTTAGAAGGCAAACAGATTTCAAATTATTTGGTAGAGATAGGAGGAGAAATCAGAGCTAGAGGAACCAATGCTAAAGATCAGTATTGGAAAGTAGCTATCGAAAAACCAAACACAGACGGTTCTCAATCTTTTGAAACAGTAATTAGCCTTAAAAACCAATCCATGGCAACATCGGGTAATTATAGAAAGTTTAGAATTTCAAAAGAGGGTAAAAAGTACGTACATACTGTAAACCCAAAAACAGGATTCGCAAAAGAGAGCAATTTGCTCAGTGCCTCAGTAATTTCCAATTCAGATTGCGCTGATGTAGATGCTTATGCAACTGCTTTTATGGCAATGGGTTTTGAAAAAGCACGTGAATTAGTGGAAAGCCAAACTAAGTTTAAGGTGTTTTTTATGTATTTGGATGTTGATGGGAATATTGCTGAGTATGCTAATTAG
- a CDS encoding sensor histidine kinase gives MFKNDQLLLLISYGIIFFAIVTIAIIIFVWKSRKKILQKEVEKKELEIQFQKKILQASIIAQEKERSRIAQELHDDISAKLNVVSLQAYALISEKLTIEETKEMVDTLLVTIKKTAESSRNLAHNLLPPILSEFGLHEAIKELVLDVNNTKAVAIHYTNSLDFTSLNDNSQLHVFRILQELINNSIKHGKSTKIQIDFKTLTGKRTCYYSDNGVGFNVEKIQYKGLGMISLENRILFLNGSYYFSSQVGKGFQYTFNF, from the coding sequence GTGTTTAAAAACGACCAATTACTACTCCTTATAAGTTATGGTATCATATTTTTTGCCATAGTTACCATTGCAATTATAATTTTTGTTTGGAAATCTAGAAAAAAAATCCTTCAAAAAGAAGTAGAGAAGAAAGAGTTAGAAATACAATTTCAAAAGAAAATATTACAAGCGTCTATCATTGCACAAGAAAAGGAACGTTCAAGGATTGCCCAAGAACTACATGATGATATTAGTGCTAAATTAAATGTGGTTTCACTGCAAGCCTACGCTTTGATTTCAGAAAAATTAACAATAGAAGAAACCAAAGAAATGGTAGACACATTACTTGTCACCATTAAAAAAACAGCAGAAAGCTCAAGAAATTTAGCTCATAACCTATTGCCACCAATACTGTCTGAATTTGGCCTGCATGAAGCGATTAAAGAATTGGTTTTAGATGTTAATAATACCAAAGCAGTCGCTATTCATTATACAAATTCATTGGATTTCACCTCGTTAAACGACAACAGTCAGTTGCATGTATTTAGAATTCTACAGGAATTGATAAACAATTCAATCAAACACGGTAAATCAACAAAAATTCAAATTGATTTTAAAACCCTAACGGGAAAAAGAACTTGTTATTATAGTGATAACGGAGTTGGTTTTAATGTAGAAAAAATACAATATAAGGGCTTAGGAATGATTAGTTTAGAGAATAGAATTCTCTTTTTAAATGGAAGCTATTATTTTTCTTCTCAGGTTGGTAAGGGATTTCAATACACTTTTAATTTTTAA
- a CDS encoding Na(+)-translocating NADH-quinone reductase subunit F encodes MEALNDQEIHNLGMNFIGKKLQEMGYEFVAINSQLKKHPQFVLFKKGEPTIFVLVKTSNNIQNPESYDVLWMETFKEHAKKQNAQVWYAGIGIANAHSVEAPVFKNQPYYFAFEDFIKILD; translated from the coding sequence ATGGAAGCTTTAAACGATCAAGAGATTCATAATTTAGGAATGAATTTTATCGGAAAAAAACTACAAGAAATGGGCTATGAATTTGTAGCCATCAACAGTCAATTAAAAAAGCATCCACAGTTTGTATTGTTTAAAAAAGGTGAGCCAACTATTTTTGTTTTGGTGAAGACCTCTAACAATATTCAAAACCCAGAAAGCTATGATGTACTTTGGATGGAAACCTTTAAAGAGCATGCAAAAAAGCAGAATGCTCAAGTTTGGTATGCTGGGATTGGAATCGCTAATGCACACAGTGTAGAGGCACCAGTGTTTAAAAACCAGCCTTATTATTTTGCATTTGAAGATTTTATAAAAATTTTAGATTAA